The sequence below is a genomic window from Nocardia fluminea.
CGCACGCCCGGAATGTCCGGGATGGCGGCGGCCGTGCCGGTCGCCAGGACGACGGCGTGCCGGGCGCGCAGCACCTTCACACCGTCCTCGGTCTCGACCTCGACGAGTCGTTCGCCGATCAACCGGCCCGCCCCGCGCACGGCGTCGATGCCCGCCGATTTCGCCCACTCGACCTGGGAACTGTCGTCGCGGTCGTGCACGAAGGCGTCGCGGCGGGCGAGGACATCGGCCACTCGTGGACCGCTCGCGCTCACCCCCGGCATCGCCTCGCCGAGGCCGAGTACGGCGCCCGGGCGCAGCAGTGCCTTGCTGGGAATGCACGCCCAGTAGCTGCACTCGCCGCCGAACAGTTCCCGCTCGACGAGGGCGGCGGTCCGGTCGCTGCCCGCGATGGCGTAGGCGGCGGCGTTCTCACCCGCCGGGCCCGCGCCGATGACGATGACGTCGTACTCGACCTCGGTCACTGCAGATAGCCCTCGACCTCACGGGGGGAACGCAGCCCGGTGTCCTCCGGCGACTCGCCGGAGCCGCTGCGGGCGCGCCGCTGCCGCAACAGATCCCATGCCTGATCGAGCATCACTTCCAGCTCGGCCAGCTGCTTGCGTTCGGCTACCGGGTCGATCTCGCCCGCGGTGGCCTTGGCTCGCAGCGAGTGCTCGTCGTCGACCAGCTGTTTGATCCGCGCCAGAATGTCCTGATCGGTCATGTGCTCTCACCACTTCGATGGTCGGAGGGGTAATGCCGGGTCCTGGTCCATGCTACGACCGCGTCGGTGGCGGGGCAGTCTCCGCGGGCACGGCGTGCGGAACGGCTCGCGGTGGCGACCGGAACGGATCGGTGCTGGTCGGGTTACGTGCCCCCGGCTTCGGCCAGGCAGCCGGCCGCGACGGGAACGGCCCGGGCGAGGTCGCCGCTGTTCAGCGCGGTGTAGCCGATGGCGACGCCGTAGCGGTGCGGTTCGCCGAGGTGGTGCCGGGCGAGGCCGTCGAGCAGGACGCCGCGGGCGCGGGCGGCGTCGACGGCGTGGCGCTCGGCGGCGGGCCCGGGGAGCTCGACGACGACGTGGGAGCCGGCGTCGTCGCCGATGACGGGGAGCCCGTGGCGCGTGAGCTCGTCGACGACCAGGGCGCGCCGGGGCGGGACGACCCTGCGCAGCCGGCGCAGGTGCCGGGACAGGTCGCCGTGGCGGGCGAACTCGCTGAGGATCCGCTGCCCGGCGGGGCTCGGGGAGCTGCCGATCTCGGCGCGGTGGGCGAGTACGGCGTCGGTGATGTCGGGTCGGGCGACGAGCCAGCCGACGCCGAGGGTGGTGGCGATGATCTTGCTGGTGGTGCCGAGATGGACGACGACATCGGGCGCCATCGCGGCCAGTAGCGGCAACGGCGCTGTGTCGTAACGCAATTCGCCGTCGTAGTCGTCTTCGATGATGAAGGCGCCGGTGCTTCTGGCGAATTCGATGAGCTCGACCCGGCGCGCGGCGGGCATCATCGCGCCGAGCGGGAACTGATGGGCCGGAGTGCAATACACCGCGCGGACGCCCGGCGGAATCCGGTCCACCCGCAAACCGCCCGCGTCGACGGGCACCGGGAGTACCTCGATGCCGACGGCTCGGAGCGCGCCGACGGCACGCAGGTAGCCAGGATCCTCGATGGCGACGGTGTCGCCGGGACGAAGCAGCGCGGTGGCGAGCTCGCCCACCGCGGCGCTGGTGCCCGCGGTGGCCAGCACCACCGATCCGGCGCCGGCGGCCAGGCCCCGGTGGCGCAGGAGGTGGTCGGCGACCGCCGCCCGGAAGTCCGGTTCGCCCGCGCGGTTCTTCCTGGCTTCCGGCGCCTGGTCTCCGGCCGCGCGCCAGGCACGGCGCCAGGCGGCGGAGTCGACCGCTTCGGCGCACGGTGCGCCGGGCCCGAGATCGAGCAGGCCGGCGTCGGGATCGCTGCCCTCGCCCACGCCGGTGGTCGGTGGCGCGGTGGCCGGCGCGGTACTGAGGTAGGTGCCGGAGCCGTGTTTGCCGGTCAGCCAGCCTTCCGCGTGCAGCTGGTCGTAGGCGACCGCCACCACGGCCCGGCTCACCCCCAGTCGCTGAGCCAGGGCGCGCGAGGACGGCAAGCGGTCGCCGATGCGCAGCACCCGGTCGGTCGCGGCGGCGCGCAAGGCATCGGCCACCTGCACCGACAGCGGTTCGGGGGCGGTGCGGTCGAGCGGAATCGGTAGGTCGTCGAGCATCGTCCACCTCGAATTGGCCTGTTGAAATTCTGTCGGATTGGACCTACGCGCAGTCCACTTCTTCGGCGAAGCTCATCTTATGAGCACGCACGACGTCCACCGCAACCCCCTGTCACCGACCCCGCGCACCACGCTGACGCGCTCCAAGGAACGCGGCGCGACCGACCGCGCGGCACTGGACGCAGTGCTCGACGCGGGCTTGGTCTGCCACCTCGGCGTGCTGCTCGGCGGCTCGCCCGTGGCGCTGCCCACCATCTACGGCCGCCTCGGCGACACTCTCTACCTGCACGGATCCACCGGTGCGGGCAATCTGCGCGCCGCGATCGACACCGACATCTCCCTGACGGTGACCCACGTCGACGGGCTGGTGTACGCGCGCTCGGCCATGCACTTCTCGATGAACTACCGCTCCGCGGTGATCCGGGGCAGGGCGGTGCTGGTCACCGACGAGGCCGAGCGCGACAACGCGCTGCGGGTGATCGTCGAACACGCCGCGCCGGGTGCCTGGGATCGGGTCCGTCCGCCCAACCGCAAGGAGATGGCGGCGACGATGGTGCTCGCGCTCGACCTCGCCGAGGCGTCGGTGAAGATGCGCTCGGGCGGGCCGAACGACGACGCGGGAGACATCGAGACCGGCGGTGTGTGGGCCGGGGTGTTACCGCTGCGGCAGGTGTGGGGCGAGCCGATCCCGGCCGACAACCTCGAACCCGGTATCGACGCACCCGCTGACGTGGTCGCACGGCTCACGCCGGTCGCGGTGCCCGTGAGCTGAGATCGGCGCCTATCTGCCGGATGTCCCGAGTGCCATCAGGTCCTTGGCCGAGACCTCGGGGAGGTACGCCTTCGTCAGGGCGAGGCCGATGCGGGGCAGGTCGGCCTCGTCGCGATAGCACAGGTACACCGGCTCGTGGCGCGGCTGGAACTTGGCCTTGAACGCATGCAGTGACCGGAAGCCGTAATACGGCTCCATCGCGGCGCCGAGTCCTTCGAGCAGACGATCGATCGGCTCGGCGCCGTCGGCCCTGGTGCTGCGCGCCAGCGGTGCGCCCGAGAGCGAAACGATCTCGGCGCCTTCCTCTTTGAACGCCTGGCAGGACGAGGCGATGAGAAACTCCACCACCGGCCGGAAACCGTCGGGGCGCCTGCGCATCACGTCGAGGGTCCAGCCGCGGATCTCGTCGCCGGGACCGTAGACGGGCAACCACGAGGTGACGCCGTGCACATCGCCCTCGGCATCGACGGCCAGGCCCACCCGCACGGCCGGGTCGAGCGCCTCCTCCACACCGCCGAGAGTGAATCCCATTTCGGGCAGCCCCTTTTCGCCGACCCATTCCTCGGAGATGGCCCGCACCTGGGCGACCACCGCGAACGGCTCGTCGGCCAGCTCGACGAGCCGGAACTCGATGCCCTCTTTGTCCGCCTTGTTGATCGCGGACCGGATGTCCTGCCACGCTTTGCCTTTGAACTCGAGCTGCGGCAGGTCGACGATGGTGTCCTCGGCGATCTGCGCACTGCGCCAGCCGAGTTCGCCGGCGATCTCGGCGACCGCCTCGGTGGTGGAGAACAAACACGGGACCAGTCCGTCGGCTTCGCAGCGATCGGTGAAACCGGCGATGGTGGCGGGGAGCAGATCCGCGGGGCCGATCGGGTCGGTGAGCACGATCACGGTGCCCGCGTGGCGCTGGTAGGCGACGCAGCGTTCACCGTCGGCGGCGAACCAGTACTTGTTCTCCGGCCAGGTGATCATCCACGACATCGTGCTGCCGCCGTAGCGGGCGAGCAGGGCGCGCACCGCGTCTCCGGGAGCGGTGCCGGTGAGCGCGCCCTCGGTGATCTTGCGGCGGACGGGCACCCGGAACGCGCCGCGGCCGCCGTAGAGCAGCGCCACTTCGACCGCCCACAGCAGACCTGTTCCGGCGGTCACCGCGCCGGTGGTCTCGAAGTCGGTGCCGATGGCCACACCGAGCAGTACCAGCGTGAACACCACGTGCAACAGGCCGTAGACGAGAGTGCCCCACCATGCCCAGTGCCTGCCTTTGCGCAGTTGCTCGGCCACCACCGTGATCACCACCACGGTCAGGATCGTGCTCCACAGCGAGCCGCGTTCGTTCTCGGTGGGGCCGAGCAGGCTGTTGCTGGGGAAGAAATACACCGCCACCGAGGCCGTCGCGATCACCAGCAGCCCGATGAAGGCGAGCATGCGGACCTCGCGCCGGGTGCGTGGCCAGAAGCCGTGTTCGGCGCGGCTGAACAGCTTTTCCCCCGCGGGCAGCCAGACGGCGATCGCGAGCAGATGCATGAGATCGGCGAAGGTCGATTCGAACAGGAACGTGAGCGCCACGTGCGCCGCCAGCACGGCGCGCACCCGAAGGCGCCACGGCGAACGCAACGTCGCCGAGACCGCGGCCAGCGCCGAGAACGCGGCCGTGGTGAACCCGACATCGCGAACCTCGGAAAGCCGGTCGGCCCAATCGAGATGGGTGTGCGCCAGCAGACCGACCGTCACCGACGCGCCGAGGATGCCGATCAACTGGCCCGACACGCACACCAGCGCGGTGCGCACGGTGCCGAGGCGCCACTCCGTCCAGCCGACCGCAGCGGCGAAAACGACCACCATGCAGACGTATTGGAACGGCGTGAGCCCGAAGAGCGAGCCGGACAGGGGCGTCCACCACTTGCCCTCGGTGAGGGGAGGCCAGCCGTAGGCGATCTCGGGAAACCAGGAACGCTCATCGAGCCTGCGCCAGAAGCCACCGCCCGCGATACCGAGGATCGCGACGACGACGAGAAAACCGAGGGTGAACGGCATCCGGCGGATCACGGTGTGCGCGAGGGCGACGCCACGCGAGAAGGCCGATTCGGGGGCAGCCGCGTTGTCGTTCATAGAACCACCCTTTGCTGCGAGTGCGCCGCACCGGCGCGGTGACGTCGTCTGTGTACCGTATGTCATCGCGGCCGTACCAGGACCGCGATGTGCGCGCTCGGGCGGTCGAGGTGGCATCTGTGGAGGTCAGCGATGACGCGAATCACCGATCTGTCGTTGCTCACCGGGTGGCTGCCGGTGGTGTTGACGGTGCTGGGCGCTGTGGGTGCGGTCTGGTTGCTGTTACCCCGCGCGCGGCGGTATGTCACCACGATCATGCCGATCGTGGTGCTGGCCGCGGTGGTGCTGACCATGGCGCTGTACCTGTTCGTCGAGGAGGTGTGGCGGCCCTTTCCCGATCCGATCGCCGTCTCGGTGTACGCGTTGATCGGGATCGCGGTGGCCGCGGTGCTGTTGGTGGTGCCGCGGATTCTGGTGCGCCCTACGGTGTGGACCGGCGTGGTGACCGTGCTGGCGGCCGCGGTGGTGCTGCTCGCGGTGGGCGTCCGGATCAACCTGGAGTACGCGTCGTATCCGACGGTGGGCGCGGCGCTCGGGATCGAACAGGTCGACCGGATCGATGCCGCCGAGCTGACCGGGCGTGAGCAGGTGATCAGCGCGCGTCCCCTCGAACCGGCCTGGCACGTGCCCGGCGGATTGCCCGCCGGCGGGCGGGTACTGACCGCGACGGTGCCGCCGACCGCGTCCGGATTCGCCGCGCGCGATGCCCAGATCTATCTGCCGCCCGCCTATTTCGCCGACCCGCGTCCGCTGCTGCCGGTGCTGGTGTTGCTCGCCGGTGAGCCGGGCGCGCCGCAGGACTGGTTCGTCGGTGGGCAGCTGGCCGGGACCATGAATTCGTTCGCCCGCGCGCACAACGGCCTCGCGCCGGTGGTCGTGGTGGCCGACGGGACCGGCTCCCAGCTGGCGAACCCGCTGTGTCTGGACTCGAAGCTCGGCAATGTCGCCACCTACCTGGCCGTCGACGTGCCGACCTGGACGCGCGCGAACCTGCAGATCGACCCGGACCCGCGTTCCTGGGCGGTGGGCGGACTCTCCTACGGCGGCACGTGCGCACTGCAACTGGCCACCAATTCTCCCGCGGTCTATCCCACCTTCCTCGACATGTCCGGCCAGGACGAACCGACGCTGGGCGACCGTCAGCGCACCGTGGACGCCGCGTTCGGCGGGGACACCGAGGCACTGCTTCGGGTCGATCCCCTCACTCTGCTGCGGTCTCGGGCGTACCCGGACTCCGCGGGCGCGTTCGTCGTCGGTGCCGATGACGAGACGTACCGGCCGCAGGTGGAGCGGATGTGCGAGGCGGCGAAGGACGCGGGAATGGACGTGCGGTTGCGGATTCTGCCCGGTGGGCACAACTTCGCGCTGTGGGAGTTCGGGCTGCGTGATCAGCTGCCGTGGCTGGCCACCCGGCTCGGCCTGACACCCTGATCGGTGACGGATTCCGCGGGGGTACGCGGAGTACAGTGCGACGCATGTCCGAGGCGAAAACCCCAGGTACGGACGTCGGTGGGGTGGAGGCGCTCACCGAGCGGCGGATCGTCGACGCCGCGCTCGCCGTCCTCGACCTGGACGGCGCGAGGGCCTTGTCCGTCGCCGCGGTGGCGCGACGGCTCGGGGTCGGCGCGGAAGCGGTGCACGCCCGGGTCGACGGGTCGGACGGCCTCGAACGCACGGTGATCGAGAGTGTGCTGTCGGCGGTGGCGCTCGGGTCGCTCACCGACGACGGTGTGGAGTGGACCGCGGCGGTGATCCAGTTCGCGCTCAGCCTGCGCGGCAAACTCTTCGACCACCCGGCGGTCGCGGAGCTGATCATGTCGGGGCCGATGGACAGTCCGTCGGCCGACGGACCGGTGGCCCGCGAGATGACCGAGGCGCTGTTCGTCTGCCTCGCCCGCGGCGGCCTGCAGACGACCGTCCGCGCGCACGGGGTCTACGCGGTGCTGGTGTACGTGCTCGGTTCGATCGCTCTCGACGTGGCCGAAACCGACGGAAAGCCGCCCTTGCCAGGGGAATCCGAGCGGATCGCGGCCCGCCGCGCGGCGCTGGGCGACCTGGACCCGACCCGGTGGCCGCGCACCGCTGCGCACCTGGCGGAGATCGCCGCCTGGACCTCCGTCGACCAGTTCGTCTGGGGGCTGCGCGTGCTGCTCGTCGGGATGACGGCGACCTGACGCGCGCTCGCAGCGGGGCCGAGCGGGGAACACCGGCAGTCCGGGACCGACGCCGACCCGAGCCCGGTACCGGCCGGCTACCAGGGAGCGCAGCGTAAACCGAGTGCGGCGCAAGCCTTCTCGACGGCTTCGGGCAGGGAATCGTTATCGGCGCCGAGACCGGCCAGGGCGAGTGTGTAGGTATCACCGAGATCGGAGAGATAGCCCGCGAGCTGGGTGCGGGGGAAGACGGTGATGCCGGGGTGAATCGCGCGGGCGGCCACCCGGGTGCAGTCGTGCGGGCCGATCCTTCGCACCGCGTCGGGCAGGGATCCGATGTTGGAGCACAGGATGTCTCGCTCGCCGGCGCCCTTGCTGAGGGAGTACGCCCAGCGGTCGGGGATCACCTGGAGGATCTCCTCGGGCAGGCCCGCGGGGCTCGACATGCGGCGCTGATAGGCGGTCCTGGCCTTGTCGCGGATCGTCGCGGGAGTGTCGGTGGGCTCGACGGCGATCTCGGTCATCGCGAGATCGTTGTCGACCCGCGGTTCGTCGCGGGTGTCGACGGGCAAGCTCGCGGTGATCGTCGGGTTCGGGAAGCCGTTCTGCCACAAGATGTTCGCGACCAGGTGAATGAACAGGCTGTTGGGCGTGCCGCCGAGGGCGCTCGCGGTGGTGTCCCAGTGGGTGGCGTCGAAAGTCAGCAGGAGTGGACGCGAGTACCGGGGCGCACCGGGATTCGGCGGCGCGGCGCTGTCGGCCGCCGATGCGCGGGGGACGTGCTCGGTGGTGTGGCGTGCCAGTAGCCGAGGAATCGTTCGATACAGCGCGCGGGCGGTGCCGCCGACGATGGTGGCCCATTGGGATGCCGCATCCGCCCACTCCGAAGACGTTGTCCGGTGCGGTGTTTCGCCGGCAGGCGGGAGTGCGGTCGCTGGGTCGAGGGATCGCAGGGCCGCGGTGACGGCGTGGATCAAACCGCGGGCGTCGGCCAGGGCGTGGGAACAGGTGATGGCGACAACGGTTCCGCCGTCCTCGAGGCGGGCCGCGGACAGGCGCCAGCCCGGCGCGAATTCCGGGTCCAGGTCGGCGCCGAGGCCGTCGGCCCAGTCCAGGATCGCGTGGTCGGCGAGTGGGCCGGCAACGTGACCGGGATCGGGGGCCATCGGGGTCGGCCAGGCGGTCTCCGCGGTCACGCCGTGGTCCGGGAGGAGATCGAGCGGATGGGCCCCGGTGTTGGGGTGCCAGGCTCGGCGGGCTCCGGGTACCCGGGCGCCGACTACTCTGCGGCCGAGACGGCCGAGCCGCAAGCGATCGTGAATCGCTTGCAGGAGAGCGGGTTCCATCGCTTCGGGGGTACGCCACAGACCCTGTAGCGCGATGGGGGTGCCCATCCCGCGGTGGGTCCGCAGGAAGATCTCGTCGACAACAGTGAGGCGCTCCATCAGCGGTGGTCGGGGCTACCGTGCCTGCCCTCGCCCGCGGCGAAGCGGGCGGCGCCGTCGAGTGCGCCGCCGGTCAGGGCGGTCATACCGTGCCGGAATTCGACGCGCAGCGCCTCCTCCTCGGTGTGCCCGTACTGGTCGTAGAGCGCGGCGCGATCGGTGCGCAGACAGGTTTGGGGGAGCACTGCCAGCTGTGCGGCCAGCTCCTCGGCGACGCGGCGGGCGTCGCCGGTGGGCACGACACGGGTGACCAGGCCCATCTGCAGTGCCTCGGGCGCGCTCACCGGACGGCCGGTGAGGATCATGTCGAGTGCGCGACCCTCGCCGATGATGCGTGGCAGGCGCACGGTGCCGCCGTCGATCAGCGGGACACCCCAGCGACGGCAGAAGACGCCGAACGTGGAGTCCTGCTCGGCGACTCGCAGATCGCACCACAGGGCGAGTTCCAGCCCGCCCGCCACGGCGTACCCGGAGACCGCCGCGATCACCGGCTTGGACAGGCGCAGTCGGGTGGGACCCATCGGGCCGTCACCGTCCTCGGTGGCCTGATTGCTGTTCTCGGTGCCGAGGGCTTTGAGGTCGGCGCCGGAGCAGAAGGTGCCGTGATCACCCCACAGCACGGCGACCGAGGCGGTGGGGTCGGCGTCGAACGCGCGAAACGCCGCCACCAGCGCGCGGGCGGTCGGGCCGTCGACCGCGTTGCGAGCGTGCGGGCGA
It includes:
- a CDS encoding DUF2630 family protein, with the protein product MTDQDILARIKQLVDDEHSLRAKATAGEIDPVAERKQLAELEVMLDQAWDLLRQRRARSGSGESPEDTGLRSPREVEGYLQ
- the pdxR gene encoding MocR-like pyridoxine biosynthesis transcription factor PdxR, producing MLDDLPIPLDRTAPEPLSVQVADALRAAATDRVLRIGDRLPSSRALAQRLGVSRAVVAVAYDQLHAEGWLTGKHGSGTYLSTAPATAPPTTGVGEGSDPDAGLLDLGPGAPCAEAVDSAAWRRAWRAAGDQAPEARKNRAGEPDFRAAVADHLLRHRGLAAGAGSVVLATAGTSAAVGELATALLRPGDTVAIEDPGYLRAVGALRAVGIEVLPVPVDAGGLRVDRIPPGVRAVYCTPAHQFPLGAMMPAARRVELIEFARSTGAFIIEDDYDGELRYDTAPLPLLAAMAPDVVVHLGTTSKIIATTLGVGWLVARPDITDAVLAHRAEIGSSPSPAGQRILSEFARHGDLSRHLRRLRRVVPPRRALVVDELTRHGLPVIGDDAGSHVVVELPGPAAERHAVDAARARGVLLDGLARHHLGEPHRYGVAIGYTALNSGDLARAVPVAAGCLAEAGGT
- a CDS encoding pyridoxamine 5'-phosphate oxidase family protein is translated as MSTHDVHRNPLSPTPRTTLTRSKERGATDRAALDAVLDAGLVCHLGVLLGGSPVALPTIYGRLGDTLYLHGSTGAGNLRAAIDTDISLTVTHVDGLVYARSAMHFSMNYRSAVIRGRAVLVTDEAERDNALRVIVEHAAPGAWDRVRPPNRKEMAATMVLALDLAEASVKMRSGGPNDDAGDIETGGVWAGVLPLRQVWGEPIPADNLEPGIDAPADVVARLTPVAVPVS
- a CDS encoding bifunctional lysylphosphatidylglycerol flippase/synthetase MprF: MNDNAAAPESAFSRGVALAHTVIRRMPFTLGFLVVVAILGIAGGGFWRRLDERSWFPEIAYGWPPLTEGKWWTPLSGSLFGLTPFQYVCMVVVFAAAVGWTEWRLGTVRTALVCVSGQLIGILGASVTVGLLAHTHLDWADRLSEVRDVGFTTAAFSALAAVSATLRSPWRLRVRAVLAAHVALTFLFESTFADLMHLLAIAVWLPAGEKLFSRAEHGFWPRTRREVRMLAFIGLLVIATASVAVYFFPSNSLLGPTENERGSLWSTILTVVVITVVAEQLRKGRHWAWWGTLVYGLLHVVFTLVLLGVAIGTDFETTGAVTAGTGLLWAVEVALLYGGRGAFRVPVRRKITEGALTGTAPGDAVRALLARYGGSTMSWMITWPENKYWFAADGERCVAYQRHAGTVIVLTDPIGPADLLPATIAGFTDRCEADGLVPCLFSTTEAVAEIAGELGWRSAQIAEDTIVDLPQLEFKGKAWQDIRSAINKADKEGIEFRLVELADEPFAVVAQVRAISEEWVGEKGLPEMGFTLGGVEEALDPAVRVGLAVDAEGDVHGVTSWLPVYGPGDEIRGWTLDVMRRRPDGFRPVVEFLIASSCQAFKEEGAEIVSLSGAPLARSTRADGAEPIDRLLEGLGAAMEPYYGFRSLHAFKAKFQPRHEPVYLCYRDEADLPRIGLALTKAYLPEVSAKDLMALGTSGR
- a CDS encoding alpha/beta hydrolase, which produces MTRITDLSLLTGWLPVVLTVLGAVGAVWLLLPRARRYVTTIMPIVVLAAVVLTMALYLFVEEVWRPFPDPIAVSVYALIGIAVAAVLLVVPRILVRPTVWTGVVTVLAAAVVLLAVGVRINLEYASYPTVGAALGIEQVDRIDAAELTGREQVISARPLEPAWHVPGGLPAGGRVLTATVPPTASGFAARDAQIYLPPAYFADPRPLLPVLVLLAGEPGAPQDWFVGGQLAGTMNSFARAHNGLAPVVVVADGTGSQLANPLCLDSKLGNVATYLAVDVPTWTRANLQIDPDPRSWAVGGLSYGGTCALQLATNSPAVYPTFLDMSGQDEPTLGDRQRTVDAAFGGDTEALLRVDPLTLLRSRAYPDSAGAFVVGADDETYRPQVERMCEAAKDAGMDVRLRILPGGHNFALWEFGLRDQLPWLATRLGLTP
- a CDS encoding TetR/AcrR family transcriptional regulator, translated to MSEAKTPGTDVGGVEALTERRIVDAALAVLDLDGARALSVAAVARRLGVGAEAVHARVDGSDGLERTVIESVLSAVALGSLTDDGVEWTAAVIQFALSLRGKLFDHPAVAELIMSGPMDSPSADGPVAREMTEALFVCLARGGLQTTVRAHGVYAVLVYVLGSIALDVAETDGKPPLPGESERIAARRAALGDLDPTRWPRTAAHLAEIAAWTSVDQFVWGLRVLLVGMTAT
- a CDS encoding crotonase/enoyl-CoA hydratase family protein — translated: METGSPAGTSAPGPSGQANPVRVEHAGPVTTVILDRPHARNAVDGPTARALVAAFRAFDADPTASVAVLWGDHGTFCSGADLKALGTENSNQATEDGDGPMGPTRLRLSKPVIAAVSGYAVAGGLELALWCDLRVAEQDSTFGVFCRRWGVPLIDGGTVRLPRIIGEGRALDMILTGRPVSAPEALQMGLVTRVVPTGDARRVAEELAAQLAVLPQTCLRTDRAALYDQYGHTEEEALRVEFRHGMTALTGGALDGAARFAAGEGRHGSPDHR